Within Acidobacteriota bacterium, the genomic segment GCCTTCGGGCCGGCCGTTCTCTTTCCTTTATTCGCCGATGATCTTCGAGGTGCTCCGGCGAGGTGCTCCGGATGACCAACCGATTTGCCAATCCGCCCCGGAATGCGAGAATGTGACGCGGCGAGAAACCCTGAAACCTATGTGGACCAAGGCAGGCAAGCTCGTGCTGTGGACGGCCGTAGCGGGCCTGTGCACGCTCGCCATCGGCACCATCGCATTCCGCCGTGGAGAGCCGATCAACGCCCTGTGGCTCATCGTGGCGGCGCTCTGCTCCTACGCCCTGGGCTACCGCTTCTACAGCGCTTTCATCGCGGCCAAGGTGCTGGCGCTCGATCCTTTGCGAGCCACGCCGGCGGAGCGGCTCGAGAACGGGCGCGACTTCGTCCCTACGAACAAGTGGGTGGTCTTCGGACACCACTTTGCGGCTATCGCGGGTCCGGGGCCACTGGTCGGGCCGGTGCTGGCGGCGCAATTCGGCTATCTGCCCGGGACGCTTTGGATCCTGGTGGGCGCCGTGTTCGGCGGGTGCGTGCAGGATTTTGTGATCTTGCTCTTCTCGGTGCGGCGGGATGGCAAGTCACTTTGCCAGATGGCGAAGGAAGAGGTCGGCAAGGTTGGCGGCGTGGTGGCATTCACCGCGGTCATCAGCATCATCGTCATCCTGCTGTCTACCGCTGCCTTTATCGTCGTGAACGCGCTCAAGAACAGTCCCTGGGGCACGTTCACCATCGCGATGACCATGCCGATCGCTTTACTGATGGGCGTTTACCTGCGATACCTTCGGCCGGGCAAGGTGCTGGAGACCTCTGCCCTGGGCTTTGTGCTGGTGATGGCGGCAATCTTTGGCGGACAGTGGGTCGCACACAGCAGCGTCGCCGGCTGGTTCACGCTCTCGGGGACCACCCTTTCAGTCCTGGTCATTGTTTATGGGTTTGCTGCGTCGGTCGTTCCCGTGTGGTTGCTGCTCGCGCCCCGCGATTATCTGAGCACCTTCGTGAAGCTGGGCACCATAGTGGTGCTCGCGCTGGGGATCTTGGCGATCCGTCCAACCTTGCACATGCCGGCGCTAACCCAGTTCATCGACGGCTCCGGCCCGGTCTTCGCGGGCACGATCTTTCCGTTCGCGTTCATCACCCTCGCGTGCGGCGCCATCAGCGGCTTCCACTCGCTGATCTCGAGCGGGACCACGCCCAAGCTTATCGCCCGCGAGCCGGAGACGCGCATGGTGGGCTACGGCGCGATGGCGGCCGAATCATTCGTCGCCATCATGGCCGTGATCGCGGCGTGCACGCTGCAGCCGGGCGCATACTTTGCGGTGAACAGTCCGGCGGCAGTGGTAGGCGCGGCCCCGGCGGCAGCCACGCAGACGATAAGCAGCTGGGGATACCCGGTCACGCCTGCCGACATGCAGACGCTGGCCGATAAGGTCGGCGAGAAGACGCTCTACAACCGCACCGGCGGCGCGCCCGCATTCGCGCTGGGGATGGCAACCATCTTCGCGCACTCGGTCGGGGGTGACGCGTTCATGGGCATCTGGTACCACTTCGCCATCATGTTTGAAGCGCTGTTTATCCTGACCGTGCTCGATGCCGGCACGCGCGTTGCCCGCTTCATGCTCCAGGACGCCCTCGGCCACCTTTGGGAGCCGCTCGGCCGGACCAGCTGGTATCCCAGCATCGTGCTGACCAGCGCGCTGATCGTCGGCGCGTGGGGGTATGGCTTGTGGCAAAGCGTGCAAGATCCGCGTGGCGGCATCAACGCCCTGTGGCCGCTTTTCGGGATCGCAAACCAATTGCTTTCGGCGGTCGCCCTCTGCGTGGCCACCACCATCATCATCAAGATGGGGCGGGCGCGGTACGCATGGGTCACGCTCCTCCCGCTTACCTGGCTGGTGGCGGCAACGTTCACCGCGGCCTGGTACAAGATCTTCGCTGCCAACCCGCGCATCGGGTTCCTGGCAGAGGCGAACCAATACGCCGCACAGCTGCCCCTGTTGTCGGGTGCCGCGGCCAGCGCGGCGCTGAAGCAGATGGTCAACGCCCGTATAAACGCCGCCATCACCGCCGGTCTGCTCATCCTGGTCGCACTCATGGTGCTGGAATCGGCGCGGGAGTGGGTACGTATCCTGACCGGCAAAAAAGCGGCGGCAGTGCGCGAAGCGCCGTTCGTCCCTACCAGATTCGCCAGCGAGGAAGCATGATCGCCAGACTTAAAGCGACGCTTGACGTGTTCTTTGCCACGCTCTGGATGACGTTGCGCGAGATATTCGATGAGAACGCCTACGCTCGGTACCTGGCTCGTATGGATACCACGGCCTCGCGGGCTACCTATGCCGCCTTCCTGGCGGAACGCCGTGCGGCGGAGCTGCGGCGGGTACGTTGTTGCTAATACGCCGCTGCTGATACCCCGCCGGGGGAGGGGGTAGGAGTGGTTACCTTCGCCCCGGAACGGGCGTAACCCGTAACAAAGATGTAAACCTACGACAATTTCTATTGCATCGGGTATGGTGCGGAGGTAAGTTGTTGCTCGGTTTTCCACACAGCTCTGCGAATCTCCACAAGAGGCGCGACTCCATGTTGATGGAGAAAATCCGTCACGGTGTTCTACAAGTCTCGACCGACCACGGTCCGCGCTTCGTCGAGCTCTCATTGCCCGAGCGGTTACGGCTGATTTGGATGTTCCGCAATTTCAAGCTACTGCCACAAGAGGTGCTCAGCCAACCACAGCAGGCGTTGGTGCGCCATCTCTGCGGACAGCACCTCGAAAAGCGGAACGAGGTCAATCCCGATGCGGTCATCGGCATCGTGGAGGCGCTACCGAGTTTCCCACCCAAGAAGCGTCCCGTGGCGACAGCAAGAGTGCACGAGCACACCGCCTAGTTTCCAGCGCCGTTGCGCCACCGAACCCTGTCTCGACTAGTCGCGCTAGGATGCGTCTCGAGGTTGAGGCCTTCGTAAGGCTCGAAGGCCGCCGCCGCACCGAGGCCAAGCGTGCCGCGAGCGCAAAGCGACAGAATGCGACGCATCCGGCTGGTAGGATTACGCGCATGTTCGCGCGACGCACCGCTTGGCAGAGCGAGCCAAACCGCTTTACGCAAGCGCTCGAAGCGCGCCGGCGGCAGAACGGGGAACTGCTCGATCTCACGGAATCGAATCCCACGCGCTCCGGCTTTGAATATCCGCCTGCCTTGCTGGACGCCCTCCACACTTCGGCGGCCCTCGACTACGCGCCCGAAGCCCAAGGCATGCGCTCCGCGCGCGAGGCGGTGAGCGCGTATTACGCCGCGCGCGGCGACAGCGTTCCGCCAGAGCGCCTGCTGCTTACCACGAGTACCAGCGAGGCCTACACCTGGGCGTTTCGCCTGCTCTGCGATCCGCGTGACGAGGTGCTGGTGCCGGCGCCGAGCTATCCGCTCTTCGAGTATCTCGCGTCGATCCAGGATGTGGCGCCGGTGCGGTACCCCCTTTTCTACGACCACGGCTGGCAGGTCGACCTGCACGCGCTCGAGCAAGCCGTCACCGAGCGAACGCGAGCCGTCTTGGTCGTGAACCCCAACAATCCGACCGGGTCGTATCTGCAACCCGCGGAGCTCGAAGCCATGAACCGCCTGTGCTCGGCGAGCGGCTTGGCACTGGTCGCCGACGAGGTCTTCCTGGATTTCCCACATAACGATTTCCCACATAACGATTTCCCGTACGCCGCCAAGCCACGTCCCTCG encodes:
- a CDS encoding carbon starvation protein A, translated to MWTKAGKLVLWTAVAGLCTLAIGTIAFRRGEPINALWLIVAALCSYALGYRFYSAFIAAKVLALDPLRATPAERLENGRDFVPTNKWVVFGHHFAAIAGPGPLVGPVLAAQFGYLPGTLWILVGAVFGGCVQDFVILLFSVRRDGKSLCQMAKEEVGKVGGVVAFTAVISIIVILLSTAAFIVVNALKNSPWGTFTIAMTMPIALLMGVYLRYLRPGKVLETSALGFVLVMAAIFGGQWVAHSSVAGWFTLSGTTLSVLVIVYGFAASVVPVWLLLAPRDYLSTFVKLGTIVVLALGILAIRPTLHMPALTQFIDGSGPVFAGTIFPFAFITLACGAISGFHSLISSGTTPKLIAREPETRMVGYGAMAAESFVAIMAVIAACTLQPGAYFAVNSPAAVVGAAPAAATQTISSWGYPVTPADMQTLADKVGEKTLYNRTGGAPAFALGMATIFAHSVGGDAFMGIWYHFAIMFEALFILTVLDAGTRVARFMLQDALGHLWEPLGRTSWYPSIVLTSALIVGAWGYGLWQSVQDPRGGINALWPLFGIANQLLSAVALCVATTIIIKMGRARYAWVTLLPLTWLVAATFTAAWYKIFAANPRIGFLAEANQYAAQLPLLSGAAASAALKQMVNARINAAITAGLLILVALMVLESAREWVRILTGKKAAAVREAPFVPTRFASEEA
- a CDS encoding pyridoxal phosphate-dependent aminotransferase, coding for MFARRTAWQSEPNRFTQALEARRRQNGELLDLTESNPTRSGFEYPPALLDALHTSAALDYAPEAQGMRSAREAVSAYYAARGDSVPPERLLLTTSTSEAYTWAFRLLCDPRDEVLVPAPSYPLFEYLASIQDVAPVRYPLFYDHGWQVDLHALEQAVTERTRAVLVVNPNNPTGSYLQPAELEAMNRLCSASGLALVADEVFLDFPHNDFPHNDFPYAAKPRPSLANNAAALTFTLSGLSKIAGLPQMKVAWMAVSGPAAQAAQALARLEVIADTYLSMNTPMQLALPALLASRSGFQKQLRERVQTNSKALNAALAAVPSVERLESEAGWYAVLRTPHTGSDEDLAIALLEEQGVVTHPGHFYDFRAEGYLVLSLITPAALFREGATRLATFLARRFR